In Carya illinoinensis cultivar Pawnee chromosome 9, C.illinoinensisPawnee_v1, whole genome shotgun sequence, the following are encoded in one genomic region:
- the LOC122276150 gene encoding uncharacterized protein At4g22160 → MKHKEAKLPMADQTGGAGNNGAANNKNFRLKYAVDAGFLSGPHPNDTPNALALDDEESGRAPSSDDSESCESAGESPRLASLAASFRVFSESLLRMERAQLEMAKAREASRLESEKRRIESEAELTRMMLQTQLQMASFVLQQSPSRKRKRVEEDQSPLFSEREGALLFSFIQCNLLF, encoded by the exons ATGAAGCACAAGGAGGCAAAGCTGCCAATGGCTGATCAGACTGGTGGAGCCGGAAACAACGGGGCAGcaaacaacaaaaattttcGTCTGAAATACGCCGTTGATGCCGGATTCTTATCCGGTCCACACCCTAACGACACGCCGAACGCCCTTGCCCTCGATGACGAAGAATCTGGTAGAGCCCCGAGCTCTGACGACTCAGAGAGCTGCGAATCGGCTGGTGAGTCGCCGCGACTGGCCAGTCTGGCAGCGAGCTTCCGCGTCTTCTCGGAGTCGCTGTTGAGAATGGAGCGAGCCCAATTGGAGATGGCCAAGGCGAGGGAAGCCTCGCGATTGGAATCGGAGAAGCGGCGGATCGAATCGGAGGCCGAGCTGACTCGGATGATGCTGCAGACTCAGTTGCAGATGGCCTCATTTGTCTTGCAGCAGAGTCCGAGTAGGAAGCGGAAGCGCGTCGAAGAAGATCAGTCGCCATTATTTTCTGAAAG GGAAGGAGCACTGCTTTTCAGTTTTATCCAGTGCAATCTGCTCTTCTGA